A genomic segment from Pseudomonas sp. S09G 359 encodes:
- a CDS encoding TetR/AcrR family transcriptional regulator, translated as MSSETKSARQTILDTAQVIVGRKGFSAVGLNEILQAADVPKGSFYHYFNSKDAFGVVLLDTYFDNYVYGMEQLFNQPGLSHGAKLMRYWHCWIDNQTGCTDAGKCLAVKLGAEVSDLSEPMRLALQRGTSRTIALLAVAMQRGVADGSLLLQHRPQHLAQQLYALWLGASVMSKITRTPAPFDQALLLTRQLLGSPEHTDIHIDRGTGK; from the coding sequence ATGAGCAGTGAAACCAAAAGTGCAAGGCAGACGATTCTGGACACGGCGCAAGTGATTGTCGGCCGTAAAGGATTTTCGGCGGTGGGCCTGAACGAAATACTGCAAGCCGCCGATGTGCCGAAAGGCTCGTTCTATCACTACTTCAACTCCAAAGATGCCTTCGGCGTTGTATTGCTCGACACGTACTTCGACAACTACGTGTACGGCATGGAGCAACTCTTCAACCAACCGGGCCTATCCCACGGCGCCAAGTTGATGCGCTATTGGCATTGCTGGATCGACAACCAGACCGGCTGCACCGACGCGGGCAAATGCCTTGCCGTCAAACTCGGCGCGGAGGTGTCAGACCTTTCAGAACCGATGCGCCTGGCGCTGCAGCGCGGCACCTCACGCACCATCGCACTGCTCGCCGTGGCCATGCAGCGCGGCGTCGCAGACGGCTCGCTGTTGTTGCAACACCGGCCGCAGCACCTGGCCCAGCAGCTGTACGCCCTGTGGCTGGGGGCCAGCGTAATGAGCAAGATCACCCGAACACCCGCGCCTTTTGACCAGGCGCTGTTACTGACCCGACAGCTGTTGGGTAGCCCTGAACACACTGACATTCACATCGATCGAGGCACTGGAAAATGA
- a CDS encoding type 1 glutamine amidotransferase domain-containing protein, translated as MKVLMVLTSHDQLGDTGRKTGFWLEEFAAPYYAFKDAGAEVVLASPAGGQPPLDPVSDLPDFQTEQTHRFAADPAAQQALATTVKLDTVNATDFDTVFYPGGHGPLWDLAESPTSIALIEAFERAGKPIGFVCHAPGALRHVKAVNGEPLIKGRRVTGFSNSEEAAVELTDVVPFLIEDEFIKLGGKYEKGADWQSFVIVDGLLVTGQNPGSSSDVAKALLKLTA; from the coding sequence ATGAAAGTATTAATGGTACTCACCTCTCACGACCAGCTTGGCGACACCGGCCGCAAGACCGGCTTCTGGCTCGAAGAATTTGCTGCACCCTATTACGCCTTCAAGGACGCCGGCGCCGAAGTGGTGCTGGCATCCCCGGCCGGTGGCCAGCCGCCGCTGGACCCGGTCAGCGACCTGCCGGACTTCCAGACCGAACAAACCCACCGCTTCGCCGCCGACCCGGCTGCGCAGCAGGCCCTGGCCACCACCGTAAAGCTGGACACGGTCAACGCCACCGACTTCGACACCGTGTTCTACCCGGGTGGTCACGGCCCGCTGTGGGACCTGGCGGAGTCGCCCACTTCAATCGCGCTGATCGAGGCGTTTGAGCGCGCCGGTAAACCGATTGGCTTTGTGTGCCATGCGCCGGGTGCCTTGCGCCACGTCAAGGCTGTCAACGGTGAGCCGTTGATCAAGGGCCGTCGCGTGACGGGTTTCTCCAACTCCGAAGAAGCCGCTGTCGAGTTGACCGATGTGGTGCCGTTCCTGATTGAAGATGAATTCATCAAGTTGGGCGGCAAGTATGAGAAGGGCGCTGATTGGCAGTCGTTCGTGATTGTCGATGGGCTGTTGGTTACCGGGCAAAACCCTGGCAGTTCCAGTGATGTGGCCAAGGCCCTGCTGAAACTCACCGCTTAA
- a CDS encoding alkene reductase, protein MTDSVLSTPITLGHHTLNNRVVLPPLTRQRSAQPGDIATDLMAEYYRQRASAGFMVSEGTQIEPRGQGYAWTPGIYTPAQIDGWRTVTDAVHAEGGVIFAQLWHVGRVSHNALQPDGAAPVAPSALAALQAKAFIQTGPGTGELVQPPVPRALSTLEVKQLVAHYAQAARNALDAGFDGVEIHSANGYLVNQFISAHSNRRDDEYGGSLDNRLRFLREIVEAVSAVVGPERLGVRFSPLFSGTDQDRVYIGLVEEDPHHTYIEAIKVLQAAGIAYVSIAEADWDNAPDLPETFRRAVRDTFSGRIIYAGRYTAERGARLVDAGLADLIAFGRPFIANPDLPQRLFNGWPLNPLRVEGMYGGGEVGYTDYPAYSD, encoded by the coding sequence ATGACTGACAGTGTATTAAGTACCCCGATAACACTGGGTCACCACACCTTGAATAACCGTGTCGTGCTGCCGCCGCTGACCCGTCAACGCAGCGCGCAACCCGGGGATATCGCCACCGATTTGATGGCCGAGTATTACCGCCAGCGCGCCAGTGCCGGTTTCATGGTCAGTGAAGGTACGCAGATCGAGCCCCGTGGCCAGGGGTATGCCTGGACGCCGGGCATCTACACCCCGGCGCAGATCGACGGTTGGCGCACGGTTACTGACGCCGTGCACGCCGAGGGTGGGGTGATTTTTGCCCAGCTGTGGCACGTGGGGCGCGTGTCCCATAATGCCTTGCAGCCTGACGGTGCGGCACCGGTGGCCCCGTCGGCACTCGCAGCGTTGCAAGCCAAGGCGTTTATCCAGACCGGGCCAGGTACGGGCGAATTGGTGCAGCCGCCGGTGCCGCGTGCCTTGAGCACGCTTGAGGTCAAGCAACTGGTGGCGCATTACGCCCAGGCTGCCCGCAATGCCCTGGATGCAGGGTTTGATGGGGTGGAGATTCACTCGGCCAACGGTTACCTGGTCAACCAGTTCATCTCGGCCCACTCCAACAGGCGCGACGACGAGTACGGCGGCTCACTGGACAACCGCCTGCGCTTTTTGCGCGAAATCGTCGAGGCGGTGAGTGCCGTGGTCGGCCCGGAACGCCTCGGTGTGCGGTTTTCGCCATTGTTCAGCGGCACCGACCAGGACCGCGTGTATATCGGCCTGGTGGAAGAGGACCCGCACCACACCTATATCGAGGCGATCAAAGTGCTGCAAGCGGCGGGCATCGCCTATGTCTCCATCGCCGAAGCCGACTGGGACAACGCGCCCGACCTGCCGGAGACCTTCCGCCGCGCCGTGCGTGACACGTTCAGCGGGCGCATCATCTACGCCGGTCGCTACACCGCCGAGCGGGGTGCGCGGTTGGTCGACGCGGGGTTAGCGGATCTGATTGCGTTCGGGCGGCCGTTCATTGCCAACCCGGATCTGCCGCAGCGGCTTTTCAACGGCTGGCCGCTGAACCCGCTGCGGGTAGAAGGGATGTATGGCGGGGGCGAAGTGGGGTACACCGATTATCCCGCTTATTCCGACTAA
- a CDS encoding NAD(P)H-quinone oxidoreductase encodes MTLPKEMTLIEITTPGGPEVLQPRRADVPVAGPGEILIRVHAAGVNRPDALQRAGKYPMKPGMNPYPGLEVAGEVAALGDGVSGFNLGDRVCALTNGGGYAQFCSVPAGQALPIPEGMDWIQAAAVPETFFTVWANLFGLGDAHTGQRVLIHGGTSGIGTTALMLCREFGIQAFATAGSADKCAAIAELGAEPINYREQDFAEVIAEQTDGQGVDVILDIMGGSYLNNNLKALAMDGHLVMLGFLGGAKANDVDLLTILGKRAVITGSLLRPRSHAEKAAIAEQLREYIWPVLAAGRCLPMIDKVYEYTDAAQAHARMEGGDHIGKIVLRVE; translated from the coding sequence ATGACACTGCCTAAAGAAATGACCCTGATCGAAATCACCACCCCCGGTGGCCCCGAAGTGCTGCAACCGCGCCGCGCCGACGTGCCGGTGGCGGGCCCCGGTGAGATCCTGATCCGCGTGCACGCCGCCGGGGTCAACCGCCCGGACGCCTTGCAACGCGCCGGCAAATACCCGATGAAACCCGGCATGAACCCGTACCCGGGCCTGGAAGTGGCCGGCGAAGTGGCGGCGCTGGGCGACGGCGTGTCGGGGTTCAACCTGGGCGACCGGGTCTGCGCGCTGACCAATGGCGGCGGCTACGCGCAGTTCTGCAGCGTGCCGGCCGGCCAGGCCTTGCCGATCCCCGAGGGCATGGACTGGATTCAAGCCGCTGCCGTCCCGGAAACCTTTTTCACCGTATGGGCCAACCTGTTCGGCCTGGGTGATGCACACACGGGCCAGCGCGTGCTGATCCACGGCGGCACCAGTGGCATCGGCACCACCGCGCTGATGCTGTGCCGCGAGTTCGGCATCCAGGCCTTCGCCACCGCCGGCAGCGCCGACAAGTGCGCGGCCATCGCCGAGCTGGGCGCCGAGCCGATCAATTATCGCGAGCAGGATTTCGCCGAGGTCATCGCCGAACAAACCGACGGCCAGGGCGTGGACGTGATCCTCGACATCATGGGTGGCTCGTACCTCAACAACAACCTCAAGGCCCTGGCCATGGACGGGCACCTGGTGATGCTGGGTTTCCTCGGCGGTGCCAAGGCCAATGACGTCGACCTGTTGACCATCCTCGGCAAACGCGCGGTGATTACCGGCTCGCTGTTACGCCCGCGCAGCCACGCAGAAAAGGCTGCGATTGCCGAGCAATTGCGCGAGTACATCTGGCCAGTGCTGGCCGCCGGGCGTTGCCTGCCGATGATCGACAAAGTGTATGAATACACCGACGCGGCCCAGGCCCATGCACGGATGGAAGGCGGGGATCATATTGGCAAGATTGTGTTGCGGGTGGAGTAA
- a CDS encoding YbfB/YjiJ family MFS transporter: MHDTHFSPRSAVWLPIFAGLCASLVSIGLARFAYTPLIPSLIQAHWFSANDVVYLGAANLVGYLIGALIGRPIAQRSSNKSALRFMMVAVTLAFFACGFPLSVVWFFAWRLLSGIAGGAIMVLVAATVLPHVPAERRGLASGAIFLGIGLGIAASGTLVPPLLSLGLQQTWFGLGLLAVILTAASWFAWPTGTVHEAPLPAGSAAPTPSGVYLLFAQYAFMAAGLVPAMVFLVDYVARGLGDGAHVGAMIWVMYGLGAIVGPVTYGFLADKLGARWSIRLVLMVQAVAVGLLPFAGSFTALAVLAVILGSFPPGIVPLALARVHELLPNHHQQQVAWSRATVSFATFQALSGFAYSALFNSSGGQHAQLFLIAAAAIVVALALELGMILLNRRPLATVPTHTLIATGNLK; this comes from the coding sequence ATGCACGACACTCATTTTTCACCCCGCAGCGCGGTTTGGCTGCCGATCTTCGCCGGCCTGTGCGCCAGCCTGGTCAGCATCGGCCTGGCGCGTTTTGCCTACACACCGTTGATTCCGAGTTTGATCCAGGCGCACTGGTTCTCCGCCAACGACGTGGTGTACCTCGGCGCCGCCAACCTGGTGGGTTACCTGATCGGCGCGCTGATCGGCCGGCCCATCGCCCAACGCAGCTCTAACAAAAGCGCCCTGCGCTTCATGATGGTGGCGGTGACCCTGGCGTTTTTCGCCTGTGGTTTCCCGCTCTCGGTAGTGTGGTTTTTCGCCTGGCGCCTACTGTCGGGCATCGCCGGTGGCGCGATCATGGTGCTGGTGGCCGCCACCGTATTGCCCCATGTACCGGCGGAACGCCGTGGCCTGGCCAGCGGTGCGATCTTCCTCGGCATCGGCCTGGGCATTGCCGCCTCGGGCACCCTGGTGCCGCCGTTGTTGAGCCTTGGCCTGCAACAAACCTGGTTCGGCCTGGGCCTGCTGGCGGTCATACTCACCGCCGCCAGCTGGTTTGCCTGGCCCACCGGCACCGTGCATGAGGCACCGCTGCCGGCGGGCAGCGCAGCGCCGACACCTTCGGGGGTGTACCTGTTGTTTGCCCAATACGCCTTCATGGCGGCGGGCCTGGTGCCGGCCATGGTGTTTCTGGTGGATTACGTGGCCCGTGGCCTGGGTGACGGCGCGCATGTCGGTGCAATGATTTGGGTGATGTATGGCCTGGGTGCGATTGTGGGGCCGGTCACGTATGGCTTCCTGGCCGACAAACTCGGCGCACGCTGGAGCATTCGCCTGGTGTTGATGGTGCAAGCGGTCGCCGTTGGCCTACTGCCGTTTGCCGGCTCGTTTACCGCCCTCGCCGTACTGGCGGTGATCCTCGGTTCGTTCCCGCCAGGCATCGTGCCGCTGGCCTTGGCGCGGGTGCATGAACTGCTGCCCAACCATCACCAGCAACAAGTGGCGTGGAGCCGGGCCACCGTGTCCTTCGCCACGTTCCAGGCGCTGTCGGGCTTTGCCTACTCGGCCCTGTTCAACAGCAGCGGCGGCCAGCATGCGCAGTTGTTCCTGATTGCAGCGGCGGCGATTGTGGTCGCGCTGGCATTGGAGCTGGGTATGATCCTGCTGAACCGCCGACCACTCGCCACGGTCCCAACCCATACGCTCATCGCTACAGGTAACCTCAAATGA
- a CDS encoding LysR family transcriptional regulator, with the protein MNWDDARVFLAVCRESSLRGAARVLGVDQATVGRRVNALEKSLGATLFLRTSEGYALTAVGEAALRSVEKMERSALDLERQIQGLDDRLTGIVRVSTTDSLAIDFIIPAIARLHEQHPDVRVQLDASTQFLSLAKRETDIAVRNTRPDNPDLIARRIARWPLGLFASQAYVDRHGIPEPGSLFEGHDLVVYQPYLQSQKDMTLVSEPLGRGRIVAALSSSLLVRRSIAAGIGIGEIPVYTGERDGLVRLWPERTRPLPYDVWLVTHADLRHTARVRVVIDEIVAGFAGTGEE; encoded by the coding sequence ATGAATTGGGACGATGCACGGGTGTTTCTGGCGGTGTGCCGCGAGTCCTCCCTACGCGGTGCCGCCCGGGTGCTGGGCGTGGACCAGGCCACCGTCGGCCGGCGCGTCAACGCCCTGGAAAAATCCTTGGGTGCGACCTTGTTCCTGCGCACCTCCGAGGGTTACGCCCTGACGGCCGTGGGCGAAGCCGCGCTGCGCTCGGTGGAAAAAATGGAGCGCTCGGCGCTGGATCTGGAGCGCCAGATTCAGGGCCTGGACGACCGCCTGACCGGCATCGTGCGTGTCAGCACCACCGACTCGCTGGCTATCGATTTCATCATCCCGGCGATTGCCCGCCTGCATGAACAACACCCCGATGTGCGCGTGCAGCTGGACGCGTCCACGCAGTTCCTCAGCCTGGCCAAGCGTGAAACCGACATTGCCGTGCGCAATACCCGCCCCGACAACCCCGACCTGATCGCCCGGCGCATCGCGCGCTGGCCGCTGGGGTTGTTTGCGTCCCAGGCCTATGTCGACCGCCACGGTATCCCCGAGCCTGGCAGCCTGTTCGAAGGCCACGACCTGGTGGTCTACCAACCCTACCTGCAAAGCCAGAAGGACATGACCCTGGTGTCCGAACCCCTCGGGCGCGGGCGGATTGTGGCGGCACTGAGTTCCAGCCTGCTGGTGCGCCGTTCGATTGCCGCCGGCATCGGCATCGGTGAGATCCCGGTGTACACCGGCGAGCGCGACGGCTTGGTGCGCCTATGGCCGGAGCGCACGCGCCCGCTGCCCTACGACGTGTGGCTGGTCACCCACGCCGACCTGCGCCACACGGCGCGGGTGCGGGTGGTGATCGATGAAATCGTCGCCGGGTTTGCCGGCACGGGGGAGGAGTAG
- a CDS encoding MBL fold metallo-hydrolase, with protein sequence MKRRSVFALALAVALASGHSFAAAPAQVGTQAPGYFRLAVGDYEVTALFDGYNDLSPKLLKGMTQSQIRALLARRSIETPGVQTAFNAFLVNTGKQLILVDTGAGQCIGATAGQLSTNMKAAGYEPSQVDTILLTHLHLDHVCGLVDGQHQAIFANATVYAAKAEADYWLDPQALAKAPEAAKGFFKIAQDSTAPYIAAGRFKTFEPGKLPIAGIETAQEPGHTPGSTTYRFNSQGQSILFMGDLVHNLAVQFLHPEVSIGFDVNGQQAIKSREAVFSAAAAEKIWVTAAHLPFPGIGHITTEGKHFQWVPVEYGPYKRAAHVPLID encoded by the coding sequence ATGAAAAGAAGATCGGTGTTTGCTTTAGCGCTCGCGGTGGCATTGGCCTCGGGGCATTCGTTTGCCGCCGCGCCCGCGCAGGTCGGTACCCAGGCGCCAGGCTACTTCCGCCTGGCGGTCGGCGACTATGAAGTCACGGCGCTGTTCGACGGCTACAACGACCTGTCGCCCAAGCTGCTCAAGGGCATGACCCAAAGCCAGATCCGCGCCTTGCTGGCCCGCCGCTCCATCGAAACCCCGGGCGTGCAGACCGCGTTCAACGCGTTTTTGGTCAACACCGGCAAGCAACTGATCCTGGTGGACACCGGCGCCGGCCAATGCATCGGCGCCACCGCCGGGCAACTCTCGACGAACATGAAGGCGGCCGGTTATGAGCCGTCCCAGGTCGACACGATCCTGCTGACCCACCTGCACCTGGACCACGTGTGCGGTCTGGTGGATGGGCAGCATCAAGCGATTTTCGCGAATGCCACCGTGTATGCCGCCAAGGCCGAGGCCGATTACTGGCTCGACCCTCAGGCGTTGGCCAAGGCCCCGGAGGCGGCCAAAGGCTTTTTCAAGATCGCCCAAGACTCGACCGCCCCCTACATAGCCGCCGGGCGTTTCAAGACGTTTGAGCCGGGCAAGCTGCCGATCGCAGGTATCGAGACGGCACAGGAGCCGGGGCATACGCCGGGCAGCACCACTTACCGTTTCAACTCCCAGGGGCAGAGCATCCTGTTCATGGGCGACCTGGTGCATAACCTCGCCGTGCAGTTCCTGCACCCTGAGGTGTCGATCGGGTTTGACGTGAATGGCCAGCAGGCAATCAAGAGCCGCGAAGCGGTGTTCAGCGCGGCCGCTGCCGAAAAGATCTGGGTGACCGCGGCGCATTTGCCGTTCCCGGGCATTGGCCATATCACCACCGAGGGCAAGCACTTCCAGTGGGTACCGGTGGAGTACGGGCCGTATAAACGTGCGGCGCATGTGCCATTGATCGACTAA
- a CDS encoding DoxX family protein, whose amino-acid sequence MNESKSQALGLLFLRVSGALFLLWVHGLPKLLHYSEQLTLIEDPFHLGANVTLLLAIFAEVLCPLLIITGVRVRLACLPILAVLLIAMVVVHPQWTLLEGQFGWLLLIIFTSVLIAGPGRLVLSQRFA is encoded by the coding sequence ATGAACGAATCAAAAAGTCAGGCTCTGGGGCTGCTGTTTCTGCGGGTCAGTGGGGCGCTGTTCCTGCTGTGGGTGCATGGCTTGCCCAAGTTGCTCCACTACAGCGAGCAGTTGACGCTGATCGAAGACCCGTTTCATTTGGGCGCCAACGTCACTTTGCTGCTGGCGATCTTTGCCGAAGTACTCTGCCCGCTGCTGATCATCACGGGGGTGCGGGTGCGTCTGGCGTGCCTGCCGATCCTGGCGGTGCTGTTGATCGCCATGGTGGTGGTGCACCCGCAATGGACGTTGCTTGAAGGGCAGTTCGGCTGGTTGCTGCTGATCATTTTCACCAGCGTGCTGATCGCCGGGCCCGGTCGCCTGGTGCTGAGCCAGCGTTTCGCCTGA
- a CDS encoding alpha/beta fold hydrolase: MSTFVAKDGTQIYFKDWGSGKPVLFSHGWPLDADMWEYQMEYLSSRGYRTIAFDRRGFGRSDQPWTGNDYNTFADDIAQLIEHLDLKDVTLVGFSMGGGDVARYIARHGSARVAGLVLLGAVTPLFGQKADYPQGVPTPVFDGIKEGLLKDRAQFIADFNTPFFGINKGQTVSEGVLTQTLQIALLASLKATVDCVTAFSETDFRPDMAKIDVPTLVIHGDGDQIVPFETTGKVAAEMIKGAELKVYKDAPHGFAATHTQQLNEDLLAFLSR, from the coding sequence ATGAGCACATTCGTTGCCAAAGACGGTACCCAGATCTACTTCAAGGACTGGGGCAGCGGTAAGCCCGTGCTGTTCAGCCACGGCTGGCCGCTGGATGCCGATATGTGGGAATACCAGATGGAATACCTGAGCAGCCGTGGCTACCGCACCATCGCGTTTGACCGCCGTGGTTTCGGCCGCTCGGACCAACCGTGGACCGGCAATGACTACAACACTTTCGCCGACGACATCGCGCAGTTGATCGAGCACCTGGACCTCAAGGACGTGACCCTGGTGGGCTTCTCCATGGGTGGCGGCGACGTGGCCCGCTATATCGCCCGCCACGGCAGCGCCCGTGTTGCCGGCCTGGTGCTGCTGGGTGCGGTCACCCCGCTGTTCGGCCAGAAAGCCGATTACCCACAAGGCGTGCCGACCCCGGTGTTCGACGGCATCAAGGAAGGACTGCTCAAGGACCGTGCGCAATTCATCGCGGACTTCAACACCCCGTTCTTCGGCATTAACAAAGGCCAGACCGTCTCCGAAGGTGTGCTGACCCAGACCCTGCAGATCGCTCTGTTAGCGTCCCTCAAGGCGACCGTGGATTGCGTCACTGCGTTCTCCGAAACCGACTTCCGCCCGGACATGGCCAAGATCGACGTGCCGACCCTGGTGATCCACGGTGATGGCGACCAGATCGTACCCTTCGAAACCACCGGCAAAGTAGCGGCCGAGATGATCAAGGGCGCAGAACTGAAGGTCTACAAGGACGCGCCGCACGGCTTCGCGGCCACTCACACCCAGCAGTTGAACGAAGACCTGCTGGCGTTCCTGAGCCGCTGA
- a CDS encoding NAD(P)-dependent alcohol dehydrogenase, which translates to MAKTYSYAAQNAKDTLKPFTFERRAPGADDVQIDILYCGVCHSDLHTARNEWHNTLYPSVPGHEIVGRVTAVGGNVKNFKVGDLAGVGCMVDSCQHCASCAEGEEQYCENGFTGTYNGPVFGGENTFGGYSDSIVVKEKFVLRISHDDSNLAAVAPLLCAGITTYSPLHHWKVGPGKKVGVVGLGGLGHMAVKIAHAMGAHVTLFTTSPSKREDGLRLGADQVVVSKNADEMAKVANSLDFILNTVAAPHNLDAFLNLLKRDGTMTLVGAPDSPHPSPAVFGLIFKRRSLAGSLIGGIQETQDMLDFCAKHGIVSDVEMIAIQDINEAYERMLKGDVKYRFVIDMASLKKESNAA; encoded by the coding sequence ATGGCCAAGACTTACAGCTACGCCGCCCAGAACGCCAAGGACACGCTCAAGCCCTTTACCTTCGAGCGCCGTGCGCCAGGGGCCGACGACGTACAGATCGACATCCTCTATTGCGGCGTCTGCCACTCCGACCTGCACACTGCGCGCAACGAGTGGCATAACACGCTTTACCCCTCGGTGCCTGGCCACGAAATCGTCGGCCGCGTGACGGCCGTGGGTGGCAACGTCAAGAACTTCAAGGTCGGCGACCTGGCCGGTGTCGGTTGCATGGTTGACAGCTGCCAGCACTGCGCCTCCTGCGCCGAGGGCGAGGAGCAATACTGCGAGAACGGCTTTACCGGCACCTACAACGGCCCGGTATTCGGCGGTGAGAACACCTTCGGCGGCTACTCGGACAGCATCGTAGTCAAGGAGAAGTTTGTACTGCGCATCTCCCATGACGATTCCAACCTGGCCGCCGTGGCGCCGTTGCTGTGCGCGGGCATCACCACCTATTCGCCGCTGCACCACTGGAAGGTCGGCCCCGGCAAGAAGGTCGGCGTAGTGGGCCTGGGTGGCCTGGGGCATATGGCGGTGAAGATCGCCCACGCCATGGGCGCGCATGTCACGCTGTTCACCACCTCCCCGAGCAAGCGCGAGGACGGCCTGCGCCTGGGCGCCGACCAAGTGGTGGTGTCAAAGAACGCGGATGAAATGGCCAAGGTTGCCAACAGCCTGGACTTTATCCTCAACACCGTCGCCGCGCCGCATAACCTCGACGCCTTCCTCAACCTGCTCAAGCGCGACGGCACCATGACCCTGGTCGGCGCGCCCGACAGCCCGCACCCGTCGCCTGCAGTCTTCGGCCTGATCTTCAAGCGCCGCAGCCTGGCCGGCTCGCTGATCGGTGGCATCCAGGAGACCCAGGACATGCTGGACTTCTGCGCCAAGCACGGGATTGTCTCGGACGTGGAGATGATCGCTATCCAGGATATTAACGAGGCCTATGAGCGGATGCTCAAGGGCGATGTGAAGTATCGGTTTGTGATCGATATGGCCAGTTTGAAAAAGGAAAGTAACGCGGCGTGA
- the mntP gene encoding manganese efflux pump MntP, giving the protein MNPISLLLLALAMSTDAFAAAIGKGSSLQKPRLSEALRAGLIFGVIEAITPMIGWAIGHAATRWVENWDHWIAFTLLVALGLHMIWNGLKADDEEAEKPTQHSFMILAVTAFATSIDALAVGVGLAFVDVNILLASAAIGLATMTMVTLGMMLGRVLGTVVGKRAEMVGGVVLMLVGATILYEHLSV; this is encoded by the coding sequence GTGAACCCCATTTCCCTGCTCCTTCTCGCCCTGGCCATGTCCACGGACGCCTTTGCGGCGGCCATAGGCAAAGGCTCCAGCCTGCAAAAACCGCGTTTGAGCGAAGCCCTGCGCGCCGGCCTGATCTTTGGCGTGATCGAAGCCATTACACCGATGATCGGCTGGGCCATCGGCCATGCGGCCACCCGCTGGGTGGAAAACTGGGACCACTGGATCGCTTTTACCCTGCTGGTGGCACTGGGTTTGCACATGATCTGGAACGGGCTCAAGGCTGACGACGAGGAAGCCGAAAAGCCCACCCAGCACTCTTTCATGATCCTCGCCGTCACCGCGTTTGCCACCAGCATTGATGCGCTGGCAGTGGGCGTGGGCCTGGCGTTTGTCGACGTGAATATCCTGCTGGCCTCGGCGGCCATTGGCCTGGCGACCATGACCATGGTCACCCTCGGCATGATGCTCGGCCGGGTGTTGGGCACCGTGGTGGGCAAGCGGGCGGAGATGGTCGGTGGCGTGGTGTTGATGCTGGTGGGTGCGACGATTCTCTACGAGCACCTCTCGGTCTGA
- a CDS encoding secretin and TonB N-terminal domain-containing protein, whose translation MLLLLASGGAAQAESAPLVLNLPAQDLEHALQAYSRATGMAVLVDRELTRGRRSIGVRGRFTAQEALAMLLTGSGLMARYARSDAFTLQTPEVSPPAATRGAAARHAARINNSYATALQQAIEASLCRSPLTRPGSFRALVQVWVNPLGVIEHSRLVSSTGDEQRDEALVRSLGAARVDRPAPSSLRQPVTLLLMPDTTGIRMECTAAKGAWGG comes from the coding sequence TTGCTGTTGCTGCTGGCCAGTGGTGGTGCGGCGCAGGCAGAGTCAGCGCCGCTGGTGTTGAACCTGCCGGCGCAAGACCTCGAACACGCCCTGCAAGCGTATAGCCGCGCCACCGGCATGGCGGTGCTGGTCGACCGTGAGTTGACCCGGGGCCGGCGCTCTATCGGCGTGCGCGGGCGCTTTACGGCGCAAGAGGCACTGGCGATGTTGCTGACCGGGAGTGGCCTGATGGCGCGTTACGCACGCAGCGATGCATTTACCTTGCAGACCCCCGAGGTCAGCCCGCCAGCCGCCACCCGAGGCGCGGCGGCACGGCACGCGGCGCGCATCAACAACAGCTACGCCACGGCGTTGCAGCAGGCGATCGAAGCCAGCCTGTGCCGGTCGCCCCTGACCCGCCCCGGCAGTTTTCGCGCGCTGGTGCAGGTTTGGGTCAACCCGTTGGGTGTGATCGAACACAGCCGGCTGGTCAGCTCCACCGGTGATGAACAACGTGATGAAGCACTGGTACGCAGCCTGGGCGCAGCGCGAGTGGATCGCCCGGCACCGAGTTCGCTGCGTCAGCCGGTGACGTTACTTCTGATGCCCGACACAACAGGAATACGCATGGAATGCACAGCAGCAAAAGGAGCCTGGGGCGGATGA